From a single Natronorubrum tibetense GA33 genomic region:
- a CDS encoding thiolase family protein, translating into MHEAVIVDAVRTPFGKRDGSFRDTHPQDLAAKPLEALRARNDFEPETIEDVIYGCVSPIDEQGLNIGRLAPMVAGWGDVVPGVQLNRMCGSGQQALNFAAANVMAGQHDVLIAGGVEHMTRVPMGSDGADGVDGKSAVTDTYFEHFDELTHQGEGAERIAEEYGFSREELDEIAVDSQRRWGEAWEDGRYDDQVVPVETELEGEPITVEQDEHPRPATDLETLSNLPLSFREEGNGRHHPGNSSGIVDGSSALLVASEEAAEEHGWEPMARIVQTEVVGVDPVTMLTGPIPATEQVLEQTDLELEDIDLFEVNEAFAAVVAAWLEETGVSWEDVNVNGGAIAHGHPLGATGAMLLTKLAHELERTGQDRALSTMCIGFGQGIATIIERV; encoded by the coding sequence ATGCACGAGGCAGTCATCGTCGACGCGGTTCGAACGCCCTTCGGCAAGCGAGACGGCTCGTTCCGCGACACGCACCCGCAGGATCTGGCGGCGAAACCGCTCGAGGCGCTTCGAGCGCGAAACGACTTCGAGCCCGAGACGATCGAGGACGTGATCTACGGCTGCGTCTCCCCGATCGACGAGCAGGGACTCAACATCGGCCGGCTCGCGCCGATGGTCGCCGGCTGGGGCGACGTCGTTCCCGGCGTCCAGCTCAACCGGATGTGTGGCTCCGGGCAACAGGCGCTCAACTTCGCGGCGGCGAACGTCATGGCCGGCCAGCACGACGTACTGATCGCCGGCGGCGTCGAGCACATGACCCGCGTCCCGATGGGTTCCGACGGGGCCGACGGCGTGGACGGCAAAAGCGCCGTCACGGACACCTACTTCGAACACTTCGACGAGCTAACCCACCAGGGCGAGGGGGCCGAACGCATCGCCGAGGAGTACGGCTTCTCCCGCGAGGAACTCGACGAGATCGCCGTCGACTCCCAGCGCCGCTGGGGCGAAGCCTGGGAGGACGGCCGGTACGACGATCAGGTCGTCCCCGTCGAAACCGAACTCGAGGGCGAGCCGATTACCGTCGAGCAGGACGAACACCCGCGGCCGGCAACCGACCTCGAGACCCTGTCGAACCTCCCGCTGTCGTTCCGCGAGGAGGGCAACGGCCGGCACCACCCCGGCAACTCGTCGGGAATCGTCGACGGCTCCTCGGCCCTGCTGGTCGCTAGCGAGGAAGCCGCCGAGGAACACGGCTGGGAGCCCATGGCCCGGATCGTCCAGACGGAGGTCGTCGGCGTCGATCCCGTCACGATGCTCACCGGCCCGATCCCGGCGACGGAGCAGGTGCTCGAGCAAACCGACCTCGAACTCGAGGACATCGATCTCTTCGAGGTCAACGAGGCGTTCGCCGCGGTCGTCGCCGCCTGGCTCGAGGAAACCGGCGTCTCCTGGGAAGACGTCAACGTCAACGGCGGTGCCATCGCCCACGGCCACCCGCTGGGGGCGACCGGCGCGATGCTGTTGACGAAGTTGGCGCACGAACTCGAGCGCACCGGGCAGGATCGCGCGCTCTCGACGATGTGTATCGGCTTCGGGCAGGGGATCGCGACGATCATCGAGCGGGTCTAA
- a CDS encoding enoyl-CoA hydratase/isomerase family protein produces MDDNLDTVLVEFDDETGVGTLTMNRPDALNALSGQLRDDIVAGLQQLEAENDDAEGIALRAVVLEGAGEKAFCAGADIGGFSDESAGATSAPSHYDFVREFPVPVIAKIDGYCLGGGLETALACDFRLASEGSTFGFPEVNLGILPGAGGVQYVSKLAGPSVAKELAMFGNHISAERAAEEGIINHVYDEDAFDDEVEAFVTELAGQAPLSIQAIKKSADMAVHSGLEEGIAYDGQLFAELLKTEDHAEGAAAFGEDREPEFQGK; encoded by the coding sequence ATGGACGACAACCTCGATACGGTCCTGGTAGAGTTCGACGACGAAACCGGCGTCGGCACGCTCACGATGAATCGACCGGACGCGCTCAACGCGCTCAGCGGACAGCTCAGAGACGACATCGTCGCCGGCCTGCAGCAACTCGAAGCCGAGAACGACGATGCCGAGGGAATCGCCCTGCGCGCCGTCGTCCTCGAGGGTGCCGGCGAGAAGGCTTTCTGTGCCGGTGCGGATATCGGCGGCTTCTCGGACGAGTCGGCGGGTGCTACGTCAGCGCCCTCCCACTACGATTTCGTCCGCGAGTTCCCGGTGCCCGTCATCGCCAAGATCGACGGCTACTGTCTGGGTGGCGGCCTCGAGACCGCACTCGCGTGTGACTTCCGACTGGCAAGCGAGGGCAGCACGTTCGGCTTCCCGGAGGTCAACCTCGGTATCCTCCCCGGTGCCGGCGGCGTCCAGTACGTCTCGAAACTCGCCGGCCCGTCCGTCGCGAAGGAACTCGCGATGTTCGGGAACCACATCTCGGCCGAGCGCGCCGCCGAGGAAGGTATCATCAACCACGTCTACGACGAGGACGCGTTCGACGACGAGGTCGAGGCGTTCGTCACCGAACTCGCCGGACAGGCCCCGCTCTCGATTCAGGCGATCAAGAAATCCGCGGATATGGCGGTTCACTCGGGACTCGAGGAGGGGATCGCCTACGACGGCCAGCTCTTCGCGGAGCTGCTGAAGACCGAAGACCACGCAGAAGGTGCCGCCGCGTTCGGCGAGGACCGCGAGCCCGAGTTCCAGGGCAAGTAG
- a CDS encoding MBL fold metallo-hydrolase — translation MSGPNRPDAADDQSRAHRLEFTVDWPPGHAAAYLLAGDEPILIDAGMAGEQGRAELIDGLDSHGYVPEDIDHLLLTHSHTDHVGQIEALLEAGDPTVHAPTRIRERFARDIETVEAATRRNLAEAGVDPAYIESAIDRLLEAHESNRDALTLEAVDVWFDGDEPIRVGNQEFDPIYTPGHHVTHHCYGTTLGDERVVFAGDMAVEPFRAAAIHVNFDDGVRDCVLAFIDALERLQRYDFDRVYPGHGPVHERYHETVERSIADLEDRIDGCADALEGREETTTATELADELTDSFGERARVLPEIVGALEYLEREGAVRSRLEDGVRYYESA, via the coding sequence GTGTCAGGGCCGAATCGACCGGACGCGGCGGACGACCAGTCACGCGCACACCGCCTCGAGTTCACCGTCGACTGGCCGCCGGGCCACGCGGCGGCGTATCTCCTCGCCGGTGACGAACCGATCCTGATCGACGCCGGAATGGCCGGCGAACAGGGGCGAGCGGAGCTGATCGACGGACTCGACAGCCACGGCTACGTCCCGGAAGACATCGACCATCTGTTGCTCACTCACTCGCACACGGATCACGTCGGGCAGATCGAAGCACTGCTCGAGGCCGGCGACCCGACCGTTCACGCGCCGACACGGATCCGAGAGCGCTTCGCGCGGGATATCGAGACCGTCGAAGCCGCGACGAGGCGGAATCTGGCCGAAGCAGGGGTCGATCCGGCGTACATCGAGTCCGCGATCGACCGGCTGCTCGAGGCCCACGAATCGAATCGCGACGCCCTGACGCTCGAGGCGGTCGACGTCTGGTTCGACGGCGACGAGCCGATACGCGTCGGAAACCAGGAGTTCGATCCCATCTACACGCCGGGCCACCACGTCACTCACCACTGTTACGGGACGACGCTCGGCGACGAACGGGTCGTCTTCGCCGGCGATATGGCCGTCGAACCGTTCCGCGCGGCGGCCATCCACGTCAATTTCGACGACGGCGTCCGCGACTGTGTTCTCGCCTTTATCGACGCCCTCGAGCGACTGCAGCGGTACGATTTCGACCGCGTCTATCCCGGCCACGGTCCGGTTCACGAGCGCTATCACGAGACCGTCGAACGGTCGATCGCGGACCTCGAGGACCGGATCGACGGCTGCGCCGACGCTCTCGAGGGCCGCGAGGAGACCACCACCGCAACGGAACTCGCGGACGAGTTAACCGACAGCTTCGGCGAACGGGCGCGGGTGCTCCCCGAAATCGTCGGCGCGCTCGAGTACCTCGAGCGAGAGGGGGCGGTTCGGTCGCGCCTCGAGGACGGGGTTCGATACTACGAGTCGGCGTAG